A single region of the Chelonia mydas isolate rCheMyd1 chromosome 4, rCheMyd1.pri.v2, whole genome shotgun sequence genome encodes:
- the DRD5 gene encoding D(1B) dopamine receptor encodes MLQSPGENQTLLSQPLPLSLLLQQPGPPAVGAGEGSGEPPVAAGPAQIVAGSLLSLLILWTLFGNVLVCVAIIRFRHLRSKVTNIFIVSLAVSDLLVALLVMPWKAVAEVAGYWPFGAFCNVWVAFDIMCSTASILNLCVISMDRYWAISSPFRYERKMTQRVALVMISVAWALSVLISFIPVQLNWHKGGDVDGGGPGTTSAAAGTGTTWAEGIGTNWTVVLRPSEGTASSNETLEGQAESCDSSLNRTYAISSSLISFYIPVAIMLVTYTRIYRIAQVQIRRISSLERAAEHAQSCRSSRVDCHHHTSLKTSIRKETKVLKTLSVIMGVFVCCWLPFFILNCIVPFCESPPDNPYAGLPCVSETTFNIFVWFGWANSSLNPIIYAFNADFRKVFSNLLGCSEFCSSTPVETVNISNELISYNQDTLFHKEIVTAYVNMIPNVVDCEDDPFDRMSQISPDHEIATDSVCELDCEGEISLDKITPFTPNGLH; translated from the coding sequence ATGCTGCAGTCTCCAGGGGAGAACCAGACTCTGCTCTCCCAGCCTCTCCCGCTTTCGCTGCTGTTGCAGCAGCCCGGGCCGCCTGCAGTGGGCgctggggaggggtcaggggagCCGCCTGTGGCTGCGGGGCCAGCGCAGATAGTGGCTGGCAGCCTACTGTCCCTGCTGATTCTCTGGACGCTGTTTGGCAACGTGCTGGTGTGTGTGGCCATCATCCGCTTCCGGCACCTGAGGAGCAAGGTCACCAACATCTTCATCGTGTCCTTGGCCGTCTCTGACCTCTTGGTGGCCCTGTTGGTGATGCCCTGGAAGGCAGTGGCCGAGGTGGCCGGCTACTGGCCCTTTGGGGCCTTCTGCAATGTCTGGGTGGCCTTTGACATCATGTGCTCCACCGCCTCCATTCTGAACCTCTGTGTGATCAGCATGGACAGGTACTGGGCCATCTCCAGCCCATTCAGGTATGAGAGGAAGATGACCCAGAGGGTGGCTTTGGTGATGATCAGCGTGGCTTGGGCTTTGTCTGTCCTTATCTCCTTCATCCCTGTCCAGCTCAACTGGCACAAAGGCGGGGATGTTGATGGAGGTGGACCTGGCActacctcagcagcagcaggcactggCACCACCTGGGCGGAAGGGATTGGCACTAACTGGACAGTAGTATTGAGACCCTCAGAGGGGACTGCCAGCAGCAATGAGACCCTTGAGGGACAGGCTGAGAGCTGTGATTCCAGCCTCAACAGGACCTATGCTATCTCCTCCTCACTGATCAGCTTTTATATCCCCGTGGCCATCATGCTAGTCACCTACACACGGATCTACCGCATTGCCCAAGTGCAGATCCGCAGGATTTCCTCCCTGGAGAGGGCAGCCGAGCATGCACAGAGTTGCCGGAGCAGCCGCGTTGACTGCCACCACCACACCAGCCTCAAGACTTCCATCAGAAAAGAGACCAAGGTCTTGAAGACCCTCTCAGTCATCATGGGAGTCTTTGTctgctgctggctgcccttcTTCATTCTGAACTGCATAGTCCCCTTTTGTGAGAGCCCCCCTGACAACCCCTATGCTGGCCTTCCCTGTGTCAGCGAGACcacctttaatatttttgtatgGTTTGGCTGGGCCAACTCATCCCTCAATCCCATCATCTATGCTTTCAATGCTGACTTCAGAAAGGTTTTCTCCAACCTCCTAGGGTGCAGTGAGTTTTGCTCTAGCACTCCAGTGGAGACAGTCAATATAAGCAATGAACTCATCTCCTACAATCAAGACACCCTTTTCCATAAGGAAATAGTGACTGCTTATGTCAACATGATCCCTAATGTGGTTGATTGCGAGGATGATCCTTTCGACAGGATGTCCCAGATCTCCCCAGACCATGAGATTGCCACCGACTCTGTGTGTGAGCTGGACTGTGAGGGGGAGATCTCCCTAGATAAAATAACACCTTTCACCCCAAATGGTTTACATTAA